One window from the genome of Myxococcales bacterium encodes:
- a CDS encoding ABC transporter ATP-binding protein translates to MASEVTPGPSPAAASATVPAPATAPVLQLSQICKDFGEGDLVTHVLKQVDVTVYPGELVAIIGPSGSGKSTLLNIIGLLMSPTSGTLRLGGDDVSQLDDGALTKLRGERIGFIFQSHHLLGGLTAAQNLMLPLMIERGRETPEMRALALATLADVGLAHKADALPSRMSGGEQQRVAVARALVKHPPLVLADEPTGNLDTDNAERVFALMEQYNQQRGTAFVIVTHDPRIAARCQRTIEVIDGRARSLR, encoded by the coding sequence ATGGCTAGCGAGGTGACGCCAGGGCCATCGCCAGCGGCAGCGTCTGCGACGGTGCCAGCGCCAGCAACCGCCCCGGTGCTGCAGCTGTCGCAAATCTGCAAGGATTTTGGCGAGGGCGACCTGGTAACGCATGTGCTCAAGCAGGTCGACGTCACCGTGTATCCCGGCGAGTTGGTAGCGATCATCGGGCCATCAGGCAGCGGCAAGAGCACGCTGCTCAATATCATCGGGCTCCTGATGTCACCCACTAGCGGCACCCTGCGCCTGGGCGGCGATGACGTGTCGCAGCTGGACGACGGCGCGCTCACCAAGCTGCGCGGCGAACGCATTGGCTTTATCTTTCAATCGCATCACCTGCTTGGCGGCCTCACCGCAGCGCAAAATCTCATGCTGCCCTTGATGATCGAGCGCGGCCGCGAAACCCCGGAGATGCGCGCGCTGGCGCTAGCCACCCTCGCCGACGTCGGGCTCGCTCACAAAGCCGATGCCCTGCCCTCGCGCATGTCGGGCGGCGAGCAACAACGCGTCGCGGTCGCGCGCGCGCTGGTCAAACATCCTCCGCTCGTGCTGGCCGACGAACCCACCGGCAACCTCGACACCGACAACGCCGAGCGCGTCTTCGCCCTCATGGAGCAATACAACCAGCAGCGCGGCACCGCCTTCGTCATCGTCACCCACGACCCCCGCATCGCCGCCCGCTGCCAGCGCACCATCGAAGTCATCGACGGCCGGGCTCGCAGCCTTCGCTAA
- a CDS encoding ABC transporter permease, with product MQVHAFIALRFMWEQRTQNALIITGVGVGLAVLVFLSALMSGLQASLIEKTTGSQPHIVVTPLEQEGRPLLPATPESPIAYLRRIERPVQRIQTIPEWTKIDRQAASLSGVVASVPLAAGPALAIRGAAERAVAVLGADARRLDAVVPIAKHIVAGTYGVDGSDVVLGVELASDLGLGVGDRLRIKTASGEGQLFLVRGLVDMGNQALNRTWALMSLRNAQSLLQLGGEATALYVRVAELYNAEPVAQRLAGLTGLTAMSWMASNAQLLTALKSQSASTTMIHVFVIITVAIGIASVLVVSILQRSREIGILRAMGVTRRGISAVFLMQGALIGLIGSAVGSALGAALAWAFMTLLRNPDGTPLFDIALTPGLFGLATVLALVAGIGAAVLPARRAARLDPAEAISHG from the coding sequence ATGCAGGTTCATGCGTTCATCGCGCTGCGCTTCATGTGGGAACAGCGCACGCAAAATGCGCTGATCATCACCGGCGTCGGGGTTGGCCTCGCGGTACTGGTATTTTTATCTGCGCTCATGAGCGGTTTGCAGGCCTCGCTGATCGAAAAGACCACGGGATCGCAACCACATATCGTCGTGACGCCGCTTGAGCAGGAAGGCCGCCCACTATTGCCGGCGACGCCCGAGAGCCCCATAGCGTATCTGCGCCGCATCGAGCGCCCGGTGCAACGCATCCAGACCATTCCCGAATGGACGAAGATCGATCGCCAGGCCGCGAGCCTAAGCGGCGTCGTCGCGAGCGTGCCGCTGGCGGCGGGGCCGGCGCTGGCCATCCGCGGCGCGGCCGAGCGCGCGGTGGCCGTGCTTGGCGCCGATGCGCGGCGCCTCGACGCCGTGGTGCCCATCGCCAAACATATCGTGGCGGGCACCTATGGCGTCGACGGCAGCGATGTCGTGCTCGGCGTCGAGCTGGCAAGCGACCTCGGGCTGGGCGTCGGCGACCGCCTGCGCATCAAGACCGCCAGCGGCGAAGGCCAACTATTTTTGGTGCGCGGCCTGGTCGACATGGGCAATCAAGCGCTCAATCGCACGTGGGCGCTGATGAGCCTGCGCAACGCGCAATCGCTGCTGCAACTCGGCGGCGAGGCGACCGCGCTCTACGTGCGCGTGGCGGAGCTCTATAACGCCGAGCCGGTGGCGCAGCGACTCGCGGGCCTCACCGGGCTGACCGCCATGAGCTGGATGGCGAGCAATGCGCAGCTGCTCACGGCGCTCAAGTCGCAGAGCGCCTCGACGACCATGATTCATGTCTTTGTCATCATCACGGTCGCGATCGGCATCGCCAGCGTGCTGGTTGTCTCCATCTTGCAGCGCTCGCGCGAGATTGGCATTTTGCGCGCGATGGGCGTCACGCGGCGAGGCATCAGCGCGGTGTTTCTCATGCAAGGCGCGCTGATTGGCCTCATTGGCAGCGCGGTCGGCAGCGCGCTCGGCGCGGCCTTGGCATGGGCATTCATGACGCTGCTGCGCAATCCCGACGGCACGCCGCTGTTTGATATCGCGCTGACGCCCGGGCTGTTTGGCCTGGCAACCGTGCTCGCGCTCGTCGCCGGCATTGGCGCCGCGGTGCTGCCGGCGCGGCGCGCGGCGCGCCTTGACCCCGCGGAGGCGATCAGCCATGGCTAG
- a CDS encoding efflux RND transporter periplasmic adaptor subunit: MGTFHSHRRAWLAGAASLILITGALAYRRCTAKAPAYVEVAVRELKQTIVSSGQVMPPAEVRLESLLTTKVRAIHKREGDVVTAGEVILELDDSDLVAAIATAEAAVAQARAGKLGVRTSTLSQASEGLSQIRANLREARSDLERQRAMFAGDVVTASVLEKAQRAVSIFESQEKAALAQVRASSQGGATQLSASAALAVAEAQLAAVKVSLERATIAAPMDGIISERFVEIGEVVRPGSALLVLTAQGRTRIVLEPDERNLALLRLGQRAVVSAEAYPAETFDATLAYIAPAVNGARGTIEVRLNVANPPAYLRPNMTVSVELQVATHSQALALPKTAIAELGSARAWVGVLGPRGKVARREVALGLIGDDLVEIVSGLNAGERVVLDPRAAGN; encoded by the coding sequence TTGGGCACCTTTCATTCGCATCGACGCGCCTGGCTTGCGGGAGCAGCCTCCCTCATCCTAATCACCGGCGCGCTGGCGTACCGGCGATGCACTGCAAAGGCACCGGCCTACGTCGAGGTCGCGGTGCGCGAGCTCAAGCAAACCATTGTCAGCAGCGGTCAGGTGATGCCGCCGGCCGAGGTGCGGCTTGAGAGCCTGCTCACCACCAAGGTGCGCGCCATCCATAAGCGCGAGGGCGACGTCGTCACCGCGGGCGAGGTGATCCTCGAACTCGACGATAGCGATCTGGTGGCCGCGATCGCGACGGCCGAGGCCGCGGTCGCGCAGGCGCGCGCGGGCAAGCTAGGCGTGCGCACCAGCACCTTGTCGCAGGCAAGCGAAGGCCTAAGCCAAATCCGCGCCAATCTGCGCGAGGCGCGCTCAGATTTGGAGCGGCAGCGCGCCATGTTTGCCGGCGACGTCGTCACCGCCAGCGTGCTGGAAAAGGCGCAGCGCGCGGTGAGCATTTTTGAGAGCCAAGAAAAGGCGGCGCTTGCGCAGGTTAGGGCCTCGTCGCAAGGCGGCGCGACGCAGCTCTCCGCGTCGGCTGCGCTCGCGGTGGCCGAGGCGCAACTCGCGGCGGTGAAGGTAAGCCTCGAGCGCGCCACCATCGCGGCGCCGATGGATGGGATTATCAGCGAACGGTTTGTCGAAATTGGTGAGGTGGTGCGCCCGGGTTCGGCGTTGCTCGTGCTCACCGCGCAAGGCCGCACGCGCATCGTGCTCGAGCCCGACGAGCGCAACCTAGCGTTGCTTCGACTTGGCCAGCGCGCCGTGGTATCGGCGGAGGCCTACCCCGCCGAGACCTTTGACGCGACGCTCGCGTACATCGCGCCCGCGGTGAACGGCGCCCGCGGCACGATCGAGGTGAGGCTTAACGTCGCCAACCCGCCCGCGTATTTGCGCCCCAACATGACGGTATCGGTCGAGCTTCAGGTCGCAACGCACAGCCAGGCCTTGGCGCTGCCCAAGACCGCGATCGCCGAGCTCGGCAGCGCGCGCGCGTGGGTGGGCGTGCTCGGCCCGCGTGGCAAGGTAGCGCGGCGCGAGGTGGCGCTCGGGTTGATTGGCGACGACCTGGTCGAAATTGTCAGCGGCCTAAATGCCGGCGAACGCGTGGTGCTAGACCCACGCGCGGCAGGCAACTAA